In Acanthochromis polyacanthus isolate Apoly-LR-REF ecotype Palm Island chromosome 9, KAUST_Apoly_ChrSc, whole genome shotgun sequence, the DNA window ACCTGTCCAATTATTGGAGGCGTGtctttacctgtccaggtgtttgaGGCGTGtctttacctgtccaggtgtttgaGGCGTGTCTTTACCTgtgcagttgtttgaggctTGTCTTTACCTGTCCAATTATTGGAGGCGTGTCTTTATCTGTCCAGGTGTTTGGGGCGTGTCTTTACCTGTGCAGTTGTTTGAGGCGTGTCTTTACCTGTGCAGTTGTTTGAGGCGTGTCTTTACCTGTGCAGTTTTTTGAGGCGTGTCTTTACCTGTCCAATTGTTTGAGGCGTGTCTTTACCTGTCCAGTTGTTTGAGGCTTGTCTTTACCTGTGCAGTTTTTTGAGGTGTGTCTTTACCTCTACATGTGTTTGGGGCATGtcttacctgtccaggtgtttgaGGCATGtctttacctgtccaggtgtctgaGGCATGtctttacctgtccaggtgtttgaGGCGTGTGcctttacctgtccaggtgtttgaGGCGTGTCTTTACCTGGCCAGGTGTTTGGGGCATGtctttacctgtccaggtgtttgaGGCATGtcttacctgtccaggtgtttgaGGCGTGtctttacctgtccaggtgtttggGGCGTGtctttacctgtccaggtgtttgaGGCATGTCTTAAATGTCGAGGTGTTTGAGGCGTGTCTTTACCTGTCCAGATGTTTGAGGCGTGtctttacctgtccaggtgtttgaGGCGGTGCTGGCCTGGGTCCATCATGACCGGGACCAGAGGGAGATGCTGCTTCCAGAGCTGCTGTCGAAGATCCGGCTTCCTCTGTGTCGACCTCAGTTCCTGTCGGACCGAGTGCAGCAGGACGATCTGGTTCGCTGCTGCCACAAGTGCAGGTGAGACGACAACAGCACACCTGTACCTGAGAAGAAGCAGCATCCTGAGAACCTGTTGACACTGAGGTTTGTGTTTCTGGCAGAGATCTGGTGGACGAAGCCAAAGATTTCCACCTGATGCCAGACCGCCGGCCTCACCTACCCGCCTTCAAAATCCGACAGAGGTGCTGCACGTCCATCACAGGACTCATTTACGCCGTGGGAGGACTCAACAGCTCAGGTACGCTGCTCACCTGTCCCTGAGAGCACACCGAAAACACACCTGAGAAAACACGTGAGAACAAACCTGGCTCCTCTGTCTCCCCAGGTGACTCTCTGAATGTGGTCGAGGTGTTCGATCCAATCGGTAACTTCTGGGAGCGCTGTCAGCCAATGAGGATGACTCGCAGCAGAGTGGGTGTGGCTGTCGTCAATGGCCTGCTGTACGCCATTGGTGGTTACGACGGCCAATCACGGCTCAGCACGGTGGAGGTTTACAACCCAGAGACAGACAGCTGGACGCGAGTGTCAAGCATGAACAGCCAGCGCAGGTCAATACACCAATCAATACTGATCAATAACTGCTCTGATCAATAACTGCTCTAATCAGTACTTCAGACTGTAAACCACAGCCTCTCGTTGTTTCAGCGCCATGGGGACCGTGGTGATTGACGGACACATCTACGTGTGCGGCGGCTACGACGGGAAATCGTCTCTGAACTCAGTGGAGCGTTACGCACCTGAGACGGACAGGTGAGCTAACCCTTAACTAACCTCAATATAAACCCTTAACTCACCTTAATATAAACCCTTAACTAACCTCAATATAAACCCTTAACTCATCTTAATATAAACCCTTAACTCATCTTAATATCAACCCTTAACTCACCTTAACATAAACCCTTAACTCACCTTAGTATAAACCCTTAACTAACCTCAGTATAAACCCTTAACTCACCTTAATATCAACCCTTAACTCACCTTAATATCAACCCTTAACTCACCTTAATATCAACCCTTAACTCACCTTAATATAAACCCTTAACTCACCTTAACATAAACCCTTAACTCACCTTAATATCAACCCTTAACTCACCTTAATATAAACCCTTAACTTACCTTAATATCAACCCTTAACTCACCTTAATATCAACCCTTAACTCACCTTAATATCAACCCTTAACTCACCTTAATATAAACCCTTAACTCACCTTAACATAAACCCTTAACTCACCTTAATATCAACCCTTAACTCACCTTAATATAAACCCTTAACTTACCTTAATATCAACCCTTAACTTACCTTAACCCTTAGGGCCCTGGGGGGTTTAGGTccgtttttgacaaattctgattttacctctatatttcaccttaaaagctgttgatcttgctttgcttggtatcttttttttcagcacaacctcacctgtgtgattctatgattatttatacattttgatataatgtatggacacacttgacctaaaatagcagaaaaaatacaaaatccgagtagaaaaaagtttgatttttttgctgtggacaccataaacatgtgtaatgaatctttttcagaacttataatgtaaatataaattgtttgtcataaaataatgtacaaatttagcagttaacacagttatgtaccactatttgcactaaaatggaGGAATTTTTTTAGGCGTTTttgcacaactatttacaaaatcacgaggagtcacaataaaattttacataaatgaatttgtaccgttccaaaaactttttctgtccaccacaatctctacaatgacaaaaacaatagaaacaggcTTTAGGACCACAGGGAGAATCCAGAGTCCTGGTGTTCTCCATtgctagaatatgtttattatgaatgttattattattgttgttttattattattattctatttttattataattattattttattattattattattagtagtagtagtagcagtaatatattacatctgaaacaaaatcttcattttctgtgcatctttggtGTCCAGCAGAGAGtgatctgtggccaaagccagtgaAGGACGTGCTGCTCTCCCAAAGAGTTATAACTATCacctgactaaaaaaaaattttaaaaatgatagaaagttccaaatccacactttggccatctctcctctgtgtatttctaGAACATTCCACTCTCTTACTATGAACACAGAGTCTGGGGGGGGGGGCGTGTCTGGGGCGTGTCTGGGGGCGTGTCTGGGGGCGTGTCTGTGCGGCCGCTCCCTGTCAGAGCGTCTCTGTCACTCAGCTCCAAGTTTCTCAGTCACCTTTGGGGAAACCCAGTTTgcgtttttactccagagaactccaggtttgtgaaaatctggtccacattttccttcctACACCAAGCATCCAAAGGTCTGTGTTTCTGCCAGATGCTTTCAGCAGAGAGGACTCTCCGCTGAGTCCAAAGTTCAAAGTTTCGCTGCATAAAAGACGCTGGAAATAGCTCCGGTGAAGTTCGGTAAAAAATGTGGCGTTTATTATTGATCATATCTCTGGTTTTACTTGGCCGATCAACATGATTCAAAAACTggtagaaagttcaaaatctgtaCTTTCAGCACACATTTAAAGGGAGACTCGCCGacgcttcattttcctgctttgttttgattaccgCGGCGCAGCAAAAAAACGCTCGAGAGCGTCCTTCGGGTGGCAAGGATTAATATAAACCCTTAACTCACCTTAGTATAAACCTTTAACtcactttaaccctttaagcttcagtcaattccagccgttttcagtacaaaaaaaatcgctaatattctatttttaaattaaaaaaattacgaaaaatacagggaatattggacgggcagcgcgaggtgcatttccttgaaaacgaccgattcgtggattttattccaacttcaggacatgttttggacaaaatagtttactggcttgtgtcatctggatgtaaaaggttggattatggccgttttttgtggaatctttttttctgtgtgtaataatgaacccagaaatgtgagtcgcgctgtgtgcgttgaagccgtgtacagagaacggatggatgaatatttgtttttgtcggacaaatgtgtttttctcacccgatgtggtaatcacatctgaaagtggtttataccggcggattcatgagaatctaagctttccatcggtgtatagtgtttgtataatcgggtttgcagctgtcggacattcttgaaattcctatgcaaattagtaggtgtaccgccggcggtacacctacgacgcactgaagcgtaaagggttaatataAACCCTTAACTCACCTTAACATAAACCCTTAACATAAACCCTTCACCCTGTTTTATAACCTAAGACATTTAAGGGTTTTTAGCAGCAAACCCCTTAATATTTGAAAGCAGTCCTCTAATTAAGGCTTTAAGTTAACTGACCAGCAGCAGATCCTCTGAATGGCTCACTTTACAGCTTTTTCAGATTATTCTGACTGTGGTTTGTGTTGATGACATGAAGGCAGGCTGCAGCCAGTGGGGGGCGCCGCTGCAGAGGAGATGAGCTCACCAGTTTAAGGCTTTTTTCAGCTGCTTGCTTTCATGTGACCTGCAGGTGGACGGTGGTGGCGGAGATGAGCGCCAGTCGCAGCGCTGCCGGAGTGACGGTGTTTGATGGGAGGATCTTCGTGTCCGGAGGCCACGATGGTCTGCAGATCTTCAACACGGTCAGTGAGGAACCAGATGAAAGTTCTCCAGCCAGCCTGcagccactttattaggaacacctgAAGTCCAGTCAGAGCTCATGCTTGAAGATCAGATCAACTTTcctgatcccacagtggggaaagttcaccgcTCCAAAGTATAAAGATAGagcaagaataaataaaaagaactcAGTGTAGCAATCAGAGAATAGAGATGACTGCTTTATTTCATCCTCTGTAGGAGACTAAAGACAAGAGGATGAGGATCAGTTACTGCACAGAAACAGGTGGATGAGTGTAAATTAGGACAAAGTGCAGCAATAAACAGGAAGCAGTGACGTTTGTGATGCAGCGTTGAACAGTCTGACCGCTGGAATGAAGGAGCTGCAGAAACGCTGCTTCTTAGGGTGGAACAGTCTGTTCCTGAAGGAGCTTCTGAAGGAGTTCAGTCTGATGCAGAGGCTGGGAGGAGGTTCTGATGATGGtagcagctctgtggaaccagaacatGATGGAGAACCCAGAGATGTTCTGTTAGAACCGTGGAACCAGAGAAGAAATGTTTCTGCAGCTTTAGAACTGATGAACTGAACTTGAACAGCTGTGATTATTAGTGTCTCTGTTAGTGTTCTAGTATTATTACTGATAgtcttatatttattttattattgatgCTGCTGTTGGTATTATACTTCCTGTCAGTACTAGAGTGTTAcaatactattattattattgttattattattattattactaacaTCAGTAGTTGTGTTAATGTTGATTTTGgtgttatttctgtttgtttgtttacctgtGTTTGTTGCTCCGCCCCCTGCAGGTGGAGTACTACAACCACCACACCAACCGCTGGCACCCGGCGGCGCCGATGCTCAACAAGCGCTGTCGTCATGGCGCGGCGGCGCTGGGCAGCCACATGTACGTTGCGGGGGGCTACGACGGCTCAGGCTTCCTGAGTGGCGCCGAGGTGTTCAGCTCCACCTCCGGCCAGTGGAGCCTCCTGGTGGCCATGAACACGCGGCGCAGTCGGGTGTCTCTGGTGTCCACGTCGGGGCGTCTGTACGCGGTGGGCGGCTACGACGGACAGTCCAACCTCAGCTCTGTGGAGATGTACAACCCCGACACCAACCGCTGGACCTTCATGGCCCCCATGGTCTGCCACGAGGGCGGCGTGGGCGTCGGCTGCATCCCCCTGCAGCCCGCCTAAAACGGCCAATCAGGGCCGAGGATCAATGCGTTACTGACGCTGGCGGGCAGGGGGCGGCACCCCCGACAGCGTCCACTGAGCTTTATCGGTACGACGGCCCGGCTCGGACCTGCACGCTGACGCTGGGCTGTGGGATTCTGGGAAACTGTAGGCCGGCCCGCCCAGGCTAGCTTTTAGCATTGTGCTGTTAGCGGTGGACTGATCCATGTCCAGGATTTTCTACCTTATCAAACCAACAAAGCTGCTGACTTAAAGACGATGACCACTCTGATCGGTTTTCTGGGACCGTTTTATCGATACGCAGCGCTGCCGACACCTGAAGATGTCACAGCAGAGAGCAGGGCAGCAGCGCCTCCTGCAGGCTGCACAGCTTAGCACACCTGCTCAGTCAGAGTTTGTCCTGTAGGAGGCGCTGCAGGAAGTTTCACTCACCTCTGGAGTCCACAGTGTTCACTGTCAGAGTTCCACGGTTGGTTCAGGGTCCACTGGACCTTtaaacatgaagaagaagaaagctcCAGATGAGATGCTAGTTTTCATGAACTCTTTCTGTTGAGACCGTTTCCAAGGGAAGCAGACAGAACAAAAATTGTTTAGAGAAAGGAGCATTTTAGAAGGAATGAACCTTTAAAACCTTAAAGTTCCTTACTTTAGATCATACTgtttgatgatggatggatgaatggatggatgatggatggatggatgaatggatagatggatgatggatggatggatgatgaatggatggatggattgatgaatggatggtggatggatggatggatggatggatggatggattgatgaatggatggttggtggatggatggatggatggattgatgaatggatggttggtggatggatggatggatggatggatggatggatgaatgatggatggatggatggatgactggatagatggatgatggatggatggatgatggatggattgatgaatggatggatggatggatggatggattgatgaatggatggttggttgatggatggatggatggatggatggatggatggatggatggatgaatggatggttgatggatggatgaatggatagatggatgaatggatggatggatgatggatggatggatgatgaatggatggttgatggatggatgaatggatggatggatggattgatgaatggatggttgatggatggatggatgaatggatagatggatgaatggatgatggatggatggatgaatgatgatggaGGTTTCTTTAGTTTCTTCTATATTTCCTGTTTGTCAGTGTGTGAGGTTGTGGAGATGTTTCTGACCATGGAGATGTTTAGAACGTGGAGATGTTTCTGCTCCTGTTTCTTTGGGAATGAGACCTCCAGCTGCTCTGATGGTGAACACTGGGACTCACTGTGACTTTGGTCTGCAGAGCTTCATGATGGTTTTACCGGCTGAAGATCAGTTTGTTAGTAATGACCTGATCGGTTTTCATTGATTGGAACCCTCTCCAGAGCTTTCAGCTGGACGTCatggttgccatggagacggTTCGCTCAGCATCATGTGACCTGCAGCTTAAAGCTCTGAGAGGTTCTCATTCAGTGGACAGAAAGAGATGAGGTGCTCTTCAGCCTCCAACTCAGCTTCATCACGGCTGATCTTTATTGTTATTGATTAATTTATGATTGAtctctttgttttatttccttGTGGATCATTAAAGAGGAAATTTCAGTTTTATGACGTCTGATTCTATTTTCATTCTGACTGTAACTGATCACTGATCAATAGAAGAACCAGCTGAGACAGGAAACCTTTCAGCTCCTCAGGAACGTGTTGTTCTCCATGTTTcagatgtaaatattttccgTATTTATACATTCATGAGTTCATCTCTTTATGGTCACAGTAGAATTTAAATGTCTCCTAATGCTTCTGTGAACAGACTGAACCTGAACGCACCACGACCTCATCCACCTTCAGCTGTCAGTAAGCTGAAAGACACTTCAAACATTTTATGGTTCTGGTCCAGAACACTGGCGGTCCTGGTGAGGAGCTTCAGGAGATAACAGTCTGGTTGGTTTCTCCAGAAGCTCCTACAATTAAAAGGCCAGCTGCAGATGGTTCCCCCACGTAAAGAACGGGTTCTGCTTCAGGTTTCTTCATGTTGAAGGGTGTTTTTCTCTACACTGTCTtcttagggctgctctgggggttcatatgggttctggaaagagtcttgagacaatctgactgtaattggcgctacataaataaagctgaattgaaaaTTTCAGGTCATGAACCTcgtcagaagtctttgtcatggtgctctGGAGTTAAAACAGATTTCCTGCATCTGTGGTTCTTCAGAACATCCTACAAATAAATGGGACTTCCTTTGCTTTAAAATCGTATCTTTATTTGGTTTCTTAATATAATTACAAACAATCTCGACCCAACGGAGGCCAGACTGGTCCAGTCTGGACCCACAACCCCAGCTGGGTCTGGTTGGGTCCTCTGGTGTTCTGAGGACCTTCTAACATCGCATTCACATGAAGCAGCTCAATCAGCAGGTGGCTGCAGCTTCTTAGCATCTGTCACACCTGTACACCTCACAGGTGGAACCCAGCAGGACCAGGTCCAGATCATAGTCCCTGTTGGGCTTCAGTTGGCTGTGATCCTCCACTGGGATCACTGTCCTGGAGgtcctggagcagcagcagctccctcAGACTCTGAGTGCAGGCCtgaacacctggacaggtaagtGGAACCATTAATTTCTACTTCCTGTTAGAGGAACATGATGTTATGTTTCTTATTATTGCTTTAACTTGTTCTGTTTGGTGGAGAACCTGATTATTTACTGGTTTTATCATCTgggtttaacattttaaaagtagATTTTATCGTCTACCAGCACATCATCACAGTATTTCATCATTCATCTGCTATCTGACTTACGAAATCACGTCTCTGTAGCAACCGCAGGGTGTCTGTGTGGACTTGTTATAGAGtcatgaaataataataatcagaccaccttgtttttttcagtttcttgttcattttaatggctGGTACCGCTAAAGGTTTATTACCTAAAGAATAGAATGAACAggactttaaatgcagctgattccagactactttatgtcctatctgacatgcttcagcttcattgtattccagggtctataagaggacatttcaaaggtctagagtggtttcctgctgacattcaagccatAGAACAACTCAGAAGCTGTCAGCTCTCACGTGacgcctaaaactaaagaattatgtgaagccacaaaggcagccatcatgagtgagagacaggtagagaaaaaactgaagatctccaagacagacGTTCATCACACCAAGAGAAAACAAACCCagcatggttctaccaaactgctagctggtcaggaaacgtctttctaccaccagatgaccgtcactcatctgttcctgtcagaaatcatcctcagacctccagggaccttaaaaataaGGGAACACTGTGGACAAATGGGACTAGTTCatcaaggacagttggaaagcgacttgttgaagctggtctgaagtcccACAGgacaggaagaagcccttcatcaaggaaaggcagaggaaagcctgtTACTCTTtactgggatcacaaggattggactgttgatgattgttctaaggttctcttcagggataaatccagttttcagttgatgtccactccagccaacttactggttaggaggaagcctggagaagctccaAACCAgatgtctgcccctacagtaaaacatgggggtggatcagtgaccatctggggtagtttcagtctggatGGAACAGGgacaatgaaccaggtcatgtttggggctactctagaaaacagtcttcttccatcagctggaaaacgctttcctgcctccaatgactggattttccaacaagacaaggtcaattaaagcctggatggagaaccagaacattggaaccatgccttggctgctcaatcaccagatctaaatccaactgaaaacctgtggaaaatcatcagaCGCTAAATGGAGAATCACAAgccccaaaacaaagcagatcaGTTAGAAtgagtgcaacaggaatgggctgctgtgatcagaagctggtggagagcatgaagagacaTCAGGAACAATGGTTCtgaatcagtactaactcctgtgtggatcatgggactaaaacagacagaaaagaaaacatggaatcctaaaagctgtttctgGCAGAACAATGACATTGCTACTGATGATTGGTTATTATCaaaaaaaccattaaaatgtctgatatcagctctgaaattaaactctgatcagatgtttttatttttatcattatacTGTCCAAACAAATGGACCTTTACTGGTagcaggcattaaaatgaacaagaaactgaagaaaacaaggtgGTCTGATCATTTCCTCCATGACTCtatgttctctgtgttcttaGTGTTCTCCATGTTCTCTGTGTTCCTCTGTGACTCACGGTGTCTCAGTGGGCTGGAATCGGTTCTCCTCCCCGTCCAGGATACCGTGGTACATGCCTATCTCCTGCTCCAGGCGCTGCTTGTTGCCTAGCAATGTGTCGTAGTCACGGCGCTGCTGTTCGATCTCCCCGCGAACATCTCCGAGCTCCGCCTCCAGCTTGGAGACCACTGATCCCAGGTTCTGCAGCTCCATGTCATGCCAGTGGCGGGCGTCGCTCAGCGAGTTCTCCAGACCACGTTTCTGCAGGGAGACAGGTGTGAGGTTAGACTGTGACCGAGTCGATCAGGTCATAGACGGACCGATCGGGTTACTGATGGACCGATCGGGTTATTGATGGACCGATCGGGTTACTGATGGACCGATCGGGTTACTGATGGACCGACCGGGTTATT includes these proteins:
- the klhl18 gene encoding kelch-like protein 18 gives rise to the protein MGDVLCEELEDLVHFTVTDLPARGYVVMEEIRRQGKLCDVTLKVGDHKFSAHRIVLAASIPYFHAMFTNDMVECKQDEILMQGMDPSALEALINFAYSGHVAIDQQNVQSLLIGSSFLQLQNVKDACCSFLQERLHPKNCLGVRQFAETMMCTTLYDSASSFLHQHFVDVSLSEEFLGLRTEELLELVGCDELNVKAEEQVFEAVLAWVHHDRDQREMLLPELLSKIRLPLCRPQFLSDRVQQDDLVRCCHKCRDLVDEAKDFHLMPDRRPHLPAFKIRQRCCTSITGLIYAVGGLNSSGDSLNVVEVFDPIGNFWERCQPMRMTRSRVGVAVVNGLLYAIGGYDGQSRLSTVEVYNPETDSWTRVSSMNSQRSAMGTVVIDGHIYVCGGYDGKSSLNSVERYAPETDRWTVVAEMSASRSAAGVTVFDGRIFVSGGHDGLQIFNTVEYYNHHTNRWHPAAPMLNKRCRHGAAALGSHMYVAGGYDGSGFLSGAEVFSSTSGQWSLLVAMNTRRSRVSLVSTSGRLYAVGGYDGQSNLSSVEMYNPDTNRWTFMAPMVCHEGGVGVGCIPLQPA